The Anolis carolinensis isolate JA03-04 chromosome 2, rAnoCar3.1.pri, whole genome shotgun sequence genome has a window encoding:
- the mrnip gene encoding MRN complex-interacting protein: MAQQFQVLRCCFCRVFQVQQVKKSKKWNCKVCNEKQSVLKVFGQGSGSDCRHHVQKLNMLQGESQQAAMNIPRDIEEPIEMSDENTANIREELGQQEEKKETPSRWTKYLDKRCEEQEEEVLQTEEETCMVRNTRKRKKTDLYTTAAQRHEKNKSGFAEDIARFQKSSHDSVTQSTKCYGNATSKNVLTRDFGGHKTHGKNKDPGSGAAGLSKWGKFLLSGKSCSSDATTATLQERQEMSVKTSALDGKNERAAPSKGIRSYGWNCPLQQNVATPSVGVEVGPTPLFTRSGIVSVERNPQPPPWTNTQFQERKLNRLPEEPSSTHSTSIDALSSSKTPFENIFSTGDDFDDYI, from the exons ATGGCCCAGCAGTTCCAGGTCCTGCGGTGCTGCTTCTGCCGCGTCTTCCAGGTCCAGCAG GTCAAAAAGAGCAAAAAATGGAATTGCAAAGTATGTAATGAAAAGCAGTCAGTTCTAAAG GTTTTTGGTCAGGGCTCTGGATCCGATTGCAGACATCATGTGCAAAAGCTGAACATGCTGCAAGGAGAGAGTCAGCAGGCGGCTATGAACATCCCTAG AGATATAGAAGAACCAATAGAGATGAGTGATGAGAACACAGCTAACATCAGAGAAGAATTGGGCCAGCAG gaggaaaagaaagagacaCCCAGCCGTTGGACTAAATATCTGGACAAAAGGTGTGAGGAGCAAGAGGAGGAAGTTCTGCAAACAGAGGAAGAGACCTGTATGGTGAGAAATACTAG GAAACGTAAGAAAACTGACTTGTACACAACTGCTGCTCAGAGACATGAGAAAAATAAGTCAGGATTTGCAGAGGACATTGCAAGGTTTCAGAAG AGCAGTCATGACTCAGTCACACAGAGTACAAAATGCTATGGAAATGCCACGTCTAAAAATGTGTTGACTCGTGATTTTGGAGGGCATAAGACACATGGCAAGAACAAAGATCCAGGCTCAGGAGCTGCTGGACTTTCCAAATGGGGCAAGTTCCTGTTATCAGGTAAGAGCTGTAGTAGTGATGCAACAACTGCCACACTACAAGAGAGGCAGGAGATGTCAGTCAAAACATCTGCTCTAGATGGAAAAAATGAAAGGGCAGCTCCCTCCAAAGGCATCCGTTCCTATGGCTGGAATTGTCCATTGCAGCAGAATGTGGCCACTCCATCTGTGGGAGTAGAGGTCGGTCCCACTCCACTTTTTACACGGAGCGGCATTGTTTCTGTGGAAAGAAACCCACAACCCCCACCTTGGACTAATACCCAGTTTCAAGAAAGGAAGCTAAATAGACTGCCTGAAGAACCTTCTTCCACTCATTCTACCAGTATTGATGCACTCTCTAGTTCAAAAACgccatttgaaaacattttttctacAGGAGATGATTTTGATGATTATATTTaa
- the sqstm1 gene encoding sequestosome-1 produces MAPLTVKAYLLGKEEVTREIRRFALDRPPRFQPIRDKVAELFQGLLRNASPGPAGAFQMYYKDEDGDTIAFSSDEELKLALPCVKDGVFRIYVKEKKELKREHLHRQSCSQERPSNVVHPNVICDGCDGPVVGARFKCTICPDYDLCSTCEGKGTHKEHNMIMFPSPLLYPFEWLPRGRWHRKLKHGASPFAWMHGWGQGCPRQQQNPEQAQASTPSENPPPEQASSTQSQNPNVTFLKNVGETVAAFLSPLGIDVDIDVEHEGQRSKVTPTVPNPDNSSRPSTSKEQDKPEESSQSKPASEAADDIADQMEEMMVRSPPSHMEDESLLSQEPGESCNSSAGDEDWTHLSPKEVDPSTGEPQSLQMTEMEGPSSSEPSGANAGPTGLREAALYPHLPPEADPRLIESLSQMLSMGFSDEGGWLTHLLHSKKYDIGAALDTIQYAKQPRASK; encoded by the exons ATGGCCCCGCTGACGGTAAAGGCCTACCTGCTGGGCAAGGAAGAAGTCACCCGAGAGATCCGCCGCTTCGCCCTCGACAGGCCGCCCCGATTCCAGCCCATCCGCGACAAGGTGGCCGAGCTCTTCCAGGGCCTGCTCCGCAATGCCAGCCCCGGGCCCGCCGGCGCCTTCCAGATGTACTACAAGG ATGAAGATGGAGATACAATTGCTTTTTCCAGTGATGAGGAACTGAAGCTGGCTCTGCCATGTGTGAAAGATGGTGTTTTCCGCATTTATGTTAAAG AGAAAAAGGAACTGAAACGTGAGCACCTTCACCGCCAGTCATGCAGCCAGGAGCGCCCTTCCAATGTGGTGCATCCCAATGTGATTTGTGATGGCTGTGATGGGCCAGTGGTGGGGGCCAGGTTCAAGTGCACCATTTGCCCAGACTATGACCTGTGCAGCACCTGTGAGGGGAAAGGTACCCACAAGGAACACAACATGATCATGTTTCCAAGCCCACTGCTCTATCCATTTGAG TGGCTTCCTCGAGGTCGCTGGCATCGTAAACTGAAGCATGGTGCTTCTCCCTTTGCCTGGATGCACGGTTGGGGACAGGGCTGTCCTCGCCAGCAGCAAAACCCAGAGCAGGCACAAGCGAGCACTCCTTCTGAGAACCCTCCTCCTGAGCAAG CCTCCAGCACTCAGTCTCAGAATCCAAATGTCACCTTTCTGAAGAATGTTGGAGAAACTGTTGCTGCATTCCTGAGTCCACTGG GCATTGATGTTGATATTGATGTGGAACATGAGGGTCAGAGAAGTAAAGTGACACCTACAGTACCCAACCCTGACAACAGCTCCAGACCCAGCACTTCCAAGGAACAGGATAAGCCAGAAGAAAGCAGCCAAAGCAAACCAGCTTCAGAGGCAGCCGATGACATTGCAGACCAGATGGAGGAGATGATGGTGCGTTCTCCTCCTTCACACATGGAAGATGAGAGCCTTTTGTCACAG GAGCCAGGGGAATCCTGTAATAGTTCAGCAGGAGATGAGGACTGGACTCACTTGTCTCCAAAGGAAGTGGATCCTTCAACTGGTGAACCACAGTCCTTACAAATGACTGAGATGGAAGGACCAAGTTCTTCAGAGCCAAGTGGAGCTAATGCTGGACCAACAGGACTCCGAGAAGCTGCACTCTACCCACATCTTCCACCAG AAGCAGATCCTCGCCTGATTGAATCCCTGTCCCAGATGCTGTCTATGGGGTTCTCGGATGAAGGAGGCTGGCTGACCCACCTGCTCCATTCCAAGAAGTACGACATCGGGGCTGCCCTGGACACCATCCAATATGCTAAGCAACCACGGGCTTCCAAGTAG